The region cctcccactagctttgggactatgTATGATATTTCTCAGAGGCTGGTTGGTCAATACCTCAATTTTATGAGCTCGGAAGTAAGGACGTAGCTTCTTTGAGGCCATAACGAAAGTTAAAGCAAACTTTTCAATAGTCGAGTAGTTCAACTCAGCTTCATGCATGATCGTGCTTAAATAGTATATGTGATTATGGACTTTAAATTCCTCTTtcaccaacaccgcgctcaaggcacttTCTGAAATAGCCAAGTACAAGTACCAAATTTCATTGAGAACCAGTTTGGCTAACAGCGGTACCTGTACCATATATTGCTTCAAACTCTCAAATTCCCCCTGACTTTCATTAGTCCAAAcaaaatcttttactttctttaaaGCCTTGAAGAAGGGCAAACATTTgtccccagatttggagatgaatcgtcctagagCCGCAACTCTTCCAGTGAGTTTCTGGACTTCCTTTATGGAACATGgcggttccatatccaggataaCTTTATTTTGTCAGgattagcctcaattcctctatttgagaccatcaaccctagaaaatttccagatcctaccATGAAAGCACACCTGGTAGAATTCAACATCATTTTTTGATTTCTGaagacctcaaaagcttccctcaaatgggatATATGATTTGCCTTTTCGAGACTTTTGACCAACATGTCATccacatagacttccatagtctttctAATAAGATCTCTAAATATTTAGTTCACTAACCTTTGGTaagtggctcctgcattcttgagaccaaatgccataacaagataacaaaaaataccaaagtcagtgataaagGATACCTTGGGGATGTCGTCCTtatgcatcttaatctgattgtatctgcttaacccatccatgaaactcaacaTTTTTTGCCCCCAATCGCATCTATCACTGTGTCTATCCTTGGAAGAGGAAAATAATCTTTTGGGCATACATCATTCAGATCTGTGAAATctacacacattctccattttccattagccttcttcaccattataggGTTTGCCAACCATTCTGGGAATTATATTTCCTTAATAAAACcggcctctaagagcttttccaaTTCTTTTTTGATTGCTTCCTGTCTTTTAGGGGCAAAACTCCTTTTTTTTACTTCATAGTCTTCCGATTaggatctacgtttagcttatGGGTGattagttccgggtctatgccagACATATCAGCTGCcaaccatgcaaacacatcactattctCTTTCAAAAACTTCACTAACCTCCCTCTCATGGATTCCTCCAATGATGCTCCTATAAAGGTCACCTTTTCAGGGTCCTCGGGAGACAAAGGGATCAGGAGTAGGTCTTATGTTGTCCTTTCATGTTTCTCATCATTCTCGCGAATATCCAGGTCTTCAATAGGCAAAACTTGCCCCCCAACTTCATCAACCCTAAgggaggctacataacaactccttgccatcttttgatctcctctttcttctccaatcccattttgggtgggaaacttcatcactgaatggtaggaagaggggaaTGCTTTAAAAACATATAAACCCATTCTTCCCATGATTGTATTGTAAGTTGTtccagcctttaccactacaaagtccaacatatgtgttgcttgtcttggttcttGACCTATAGTCATAGGCAACTTAATTATTCCTTCAACCGGGCACTCGACTCCAGCAAAACCATATATCGGTATATCAGTCGAGGTCAATTGAGAGTCGTTATATCACATTCTTATGTAATTATCATAGAGTAAGATGTCTACAGATGCcccattatctacaaggactcTCTTCACCGGGCTATTTCTAATTATTAGCCAATGATATCTTTAAAAATTCATCCTTGGTTCCTTGTTGCAAAGTTATCATTTTTACCTTATTATCAAGATTAGGAACCTCTAAGGCGTCTTTGGTGAAACGGTTCAGGTAATCTCTAAGGGATTCTTTTATtccttgcacaatgctcatgagggaaACTGAGCTTTTTTCGTGCACCTTCCCACTAATGAACTGTTTTATAAAAGCCTGACTTAGATCCCTAAAAGACCCAATGGAATTGGGCGTCAGATGGCTGTACAacctttgagccattcccgacagggtttgagggaaagCCCGACACTTGATTGCATCATTGACGGGTTGCAAcaatagtgcattagagaatatCCTAACATGATTTTCCGGATCTCCAGTTACATCATAGGCctttatagttggcatcttgaactttcttgtGATATGGGCATTCATGATTTCTGCCGTAAAAGGCGGGGTTGGATCATCCGGGTCCCCGAGGGGGAGTAACTCAAACAGATTTCCTCGAGGGACAGTCCTCCTTGCAAGGGTTCCTCGGGTGGTTCTCGCTGGTTACCTTGCCTTGCTCCTTTCCATATCCTTCCTCGACTTTAAGATTTCTGCCTCATGGGCGCGTATCCTCTCCTCAAGAGTGTGAGCCGATAGTACTTGACCATCCTGAAACTCAGGCTTCCTAGTCCCAACGAATTTCTGGTTTTTTCCTCCAATGGGCTCTTTATCCCTCCCACTCCTCCCGTGGCAGGCGTCTTCATCAGTCGATTCTCCGCTATCCTCAGTGGTATAAGGTCCCGACACATCTCTTTCATCAGTCTGCGGATGCAGACCTCTAATATAATTAAGGTCATCCTAAGGGTGGGATCGAGGTGGAAAAGGCTGCCTATTCCCTCCAGGTTCTGAGTAAATCGGCATTCCATAAGTGGGATTGACTGGAGCATGATGCACTATTGTCGACATCTCAACACAATCGCTCACTGTAAAGGCTGCctattttttcctttttttttcttgcttttttccatttcttttcaacaatttctgaacgagtgcgtttcgctccatctcgctcaaccctagactactcatataacTATGAGCCGTCTACTAGCCATTTcacacctagccacaacaactagtaatgaaatccaaagcttttctccaatttttaaaaatccatgttatttcgtcactaagagaatatcataaattctagacataaaTAAGTGATTAACCTCAACAAATAAATAAACTATGATCTAGCACGCAAGAAACCTATAAGGCTTGGTGAATTTATTTtcttgtttctagcatgcaaatcaattctttaggacttaacattcctctatacaacatcactacactcgcatcaacatcacaaatcaatcggaatAGTAACCTTAGGGATCATGATAAAATGCtcatgcaactatatgcaacatattaacatgcaaaataaatatgcaaaataaaaaaaacaaaaaaaactatatgacaaatatgcaactatatgagctaaactatcatgaatatgcatgTATATGGACTTACTCAaacatattccttaactaccatcCCCAAACTTAAAACTttcattgtcctcagtgaaggtaatagtaaggaataaaggcatacctactcggaatcaggatggTCATCACCCTCTccgggtggagtgtcaggaggcgggtacacaTAATCCTTACCAAAAACTGGCCATTGAATGTCTATCCCtgtggctctaaaagctgtcccCAACACCTGGGTAAGATcctgtgcaaaccgactatgaatgtcatacatcgcatccatctaCCTCGTCAAGCGCCTATACTGTGTCGAACACGAACCAGCACTGTCCTCTACCTCCGGCTACTGCTACTGCTGCTGTTGTGAAGAACCGACCTCATCCATCTGATGTCCCCATGCCGCTCTGCGTGCCTGAGAAGAACCACCAGCATATGTTTGATCAGCTGGTTGGCCACCCGACAAATGATCATAGGTGTAACCAAATCCCTTCTCATCAGCCTTTTCACCAAACCACTCCTGCATCACTACAATTGTTGAACTGTCAATACGGGCACTCGGTAACTGAAGTTGCTCGTGTGCAGGCCAATAAACTCCCACCGTCACACAAAGCTTCATCATAATCGAAATATACGGAATAGACCTCGTAGTGCTCCCACGCAgaaacctcagaataccctgataaatAATTGAACCGAGATCCAAATAATCCCCCTGtaaaatcccccacaacaactTTGCATGATCCACAGTAACATCGTGCACATGTGAAGAAGGCATGATGTTCACACAAATCAAAGAATTCCATGCACGAGCGAGCCTGTTCATGCATGAGGCATGGAAAGTGGCATATTTGTTCGaacccctcttgaacttccagtgagtgtTTGGGACACATAGCATAGTAACAATCAagtccaagtcaaaatcctcccCGATCTTAGTCACCCAATCCTCCTGAGCCGGCTGTCTCTCGGGCTGGTTAATAACCCAACGAATAGCATCAGGACTGTAATCCACCGTCAACCCCTTTACCACCGTAAACCCATTTTTATCCGCCTTCGCGttcacatagaactcgcgaacaacactcatagGCACAACAACAGGTGCCTCACAAAAAAACCCAACCCATCTCTAAAATCATCTCAAGCATCTTACCATCCTTacctgatggcagaaaaccccTCGCCTTCGCTATCTACATCGTCAACaacctcgtatactccgcttcagcctccgAAGTAGAAAACCTAGGCCTTGTACCCCCAACACTCGAAGAATCGGTAGTGCTTTTGCTAACTTGAGTCCTCgctctctttggtgccattggaTTTGAATAAATTGAAAAAAGATAAGTGTTTAGAGAGTTAGAGTTAGAGAGAATATGTAAAGTATGATGGGGAtgattgtgtataagtgtatgtatatataaggATTGAGAAATTGAATTAGAAGAGAAATGGGTTATGAATATGGGATTAGTGGAGATAATGGGTCGATTTGAGGGCTTAAAAATCGGGTATGAGGGATTGAAACTGATGTGGTAAACTTTCCTTGTGTTATtcaaattttctatttttttcttctttttttctggCTCCAAGGCTCCAGCACGCCCGCTCCGCCAGGCAGTGCGGGCGCACCGTATATCTGCTAACCAGCGTGGCCGCCCCGCTTCCCAGCGCGGGTGtgccgtgcttctggaaaaaacatcctattttttttatttattttttatttttttgtctTTTCATCTGCTTTTTTCTTCCTTCTATCTTCTTTTCttcctactaatgtacaacaaacttgagttgcctcccaagaagcgcttggtttatgtcactagcttgacgtagaatttCGAGATGAAGTGGACATAGaatgacactaaccacctcacggtttactgtatttccatagtaatgcttcaaccgatgcccattcaccttgaatgcttggccttgatcattctcaaaattttccaccgctccatgtggaaacacggTTTTGATAATAAACgaccctgaccacctcgacttcaattttccaggaagaagacggagacgagagttaaacaaaagaacttgttgcccgacacaaatgatttgagcactagacccctaacgggccacctcttgactttcttcttgtatattttgttgttctcatatgcttgaagtcgaaactcatcgagttcattcaattgaagcatccttttcaTAGCAGCTGCATCTATATGAAGGTTCAATTTCTTCATATCCCAATATGCcttgtgctctagctccacaagcaaatgacatcctttaccacaAACCAATTGAAACGGAGACATGCCTAGAAGAGTCTTCAATActgttcgatacgcccaaacaacttcatccagcttcaaagcccaatccttccttgatggacatacaactgtctctaaaatacgcttgatctctctgttagatacctcagcttgaccattagtcggaggatggtaggctgtagctATGTGATGATTGACGTTGTATCTTTGCAttatagcagtgaacttgcgattgcagaaatgcgatccctcgtccctgattatgactcttggagtcctaaatcttgagaatatatgcttgtgaagaaaatttaTCATTACCTTCACATCATTTTTCGACAAAGCTTTAACCTCGACCCATTTCGAGACAaaatcaactgccaacaagatatactgattattgcaagatgagaaaAATGGACCCATGAAGTTAATTACcaaaacatcgaagacctcaacctcgagaagcacattaagaggcatctcatccttcttgGATATATTACCAACACGCTGACAGCGATCATacttcaaaacgaactgatgcggatccttaaacaatgtaggccagaagaatcctgcttgaaggatacgagctgatgtcttttctccaccatagcGGCCTCCATAAATAGTCAAATGGAAGTCTCACAAGATACAATCCGCCTTTCTGTatggaatacatctcctgatgatttggtcagatccttgccgaaacaaaaatggttcatcccacatgtaccacttcacctcatgaagaaacttcttcttttgagcaaAAGATAAGTCCAGGGGCATAATGTTACATACAAGATAGTTCATAATATCTGCGAATCACGGTTCTTCTTTTTGCACATCAAATAACtactcatcgggaaaagactcatttatcaatgtcttgtcatgtgaagctgtacttggatcttctaaccgagagagatgatcagcaacttgattctcagtaccttttctatccttgatctccaactcaaactcttgtagtaaaagaacccatcgaatcagtctaggcttcgagtccttaTTCGAGAAAAGATAGTGAATTACATCGTGATCAATGAAAATTGTCACCTTCGTTCCAAGCATATAAGaacgaaacttctcaaaaccgtagacaatggctaaaagttccttctcagtagtagtatagttcaattgagcaccattgagggtcttactagcatagtagaccatatgaaatatattgttcttcctttgcccaagaactgctcgaactacatagtcacttgcatcgcatatcatttcaaaaggctcattccaatctggtgcagttatgacaggtgccttaatcaagctcttctttaagctctcaaaagtagctcgacactcatcatcaaacttgaaagggacatctttctccaATAAATTGCACAAtagtttagagattttagagaagtccttgatgaaccgccgataaaaacccgcatgaccaagaaaaatGCGGAtccccttaacagaaattggtggaggaaggttttcaatgacaCCCACCTTGgttttgtccacctcaagacctttactagagaccttgtaccccaagaatgatgccctgttgcaccataaagtgacatttctcccaattgagaaccagattgatctcaacacaccttttaagaacttcgccaagattttgcaagcacaTGTCGGATGAATTCTCGAACACAGAAAATTCATCTATAAACACCTgcacattctgaccaatcatgtcagagaagatagccatcatgcatctctgaaatatggcaggtgcattacacaacccaaaagaaactcttctgaaagcaaatgtaccaaatgaacaagtgaatttagtcttttcctgatcttctggagcgatgcaaatcttattataacccaaatagccatctagaagacaatagtattcatgcccagccaacctgtcaaacatctgatcaataaaaggaagagggacatgatccttcctcgtggcctttttcagctttctataatccatgcaaactctcaaccccgtgactgttcgagtaggaatgagctcattatTTTCATTAGCAACTGtggtgatacctcctttcttcggcacacaatGAACTGGGCTTATCCAAGAATTGTCtgaaatagggtagatgatccctgcatctagccacttgagaatttccttcttaaCGACCTCCTTAATGATCAGATTTAGCCTCCTCTGTTGCTCAACTGtcggcttacttccttcctctagcataattttatgcatacaataagaagggctgatttccttgatatctgctatagtccaaccaattaccgatttgaattccctcagaattctcaagagcttttcctcatcactacctgaaaggtcagatgtaataataacatgaaaagtagatacattacctaaaaaagcataccttaagtgttcatgCAAAGGTTTAAGCTTGAgtgtgggagcttcctcaatagatggcttgagatgCCCTTCAGCATTTTAGAGTTCTGACATTCCAatagattcaaaaggcatatccagccttcgcttccaaggagaagcattcaaatactgcaattcctcatcaccttcatcatcctcactatctgaattccccatcaaggccttctctaaggcatcagaccttaacatttgatcaagttctgaagtaaccacaaaatcgaacaattccacttttaagcactcctcattatcagaaGGGAATTTGATGGCATTGAAAATATTAAAGTATTCTGCACATCAATCAGGTTCGGCCAATAGCC is a window of Apium graveolens cultivar Ventura chromosome 11, ASM990537v1, whole genome shotgun sequence DNA encoding:
- the LOC141695796 gene encoding uncharacterized protein LOC141695796; translation: MNAHITRKFKMPTIKAYDVTGDPENHVRIFSNALLLQPVNDAIKCRAFPQTLSGMAQRLYSHLTPNSIGSFRDLSQAFIKQFISGKVHEKSSVSLMSIVQGIKESLRDYLNRFTKDALEVPNLDNKVKMITLQQGTKDEFLKISLANN